Proteins co-encoded in one Campylobacter ornithocola genomic window:
- a CDS encoding potassium channel family protein — MKKETYGVIGLGRFGSVLAKELIDQGKRVIISDIDEEAVKELQDYADFAYILDSTHTTALKEAGYANADVVILSIGENLESSILTFMALKEIGVKNIIAKANSSTHGQILSKLGVNKVIYPEKESAKRLAKILITNPNFEIIDLSANTIKVAKLLIDENLAGKTLQSIGQNLKVIAHKQNDVWSIMPNLDNTAYLNDILMLLGTQEELNQYEY; from the coding sequence ATGAAAAAAGAAACTTATGGTGTTATAGGACTTGGGAGGTTTGGTTCAGTTTTGGCAAAAGAACTTATTGATCAGGGCAAGAGAGTTATTATTTCAGATATTGATGAAGAAGCAGTAAAAGAGCTTCAAGATTATGCAGATTTTGCCTATATTTTAGATTCTACTCACACTACAGCTTTAAAAGAAGCAGGCTATGCAAATGCTGATGTTGTAATACTCAGTATAGGTGAAAATTTAGAATCAAGTATTCTTACTTTTATGGCTTTAAAAGAAATAGGGGTAAAAAATATCATTGCTAAAGCAAATTCTTCTACACACGGACAAATTCTTTCAAAACTTGGAGTGAATAAAGTCATCTACCCTGAAAAAGAATCTGCAAAACGTTTGGCTAAAATTCTTATTACTAATCCAAATTTTGAAATCATTGATCTTTCAGCTAACACTATTAAGGTGGCAAAACTTTTAATAGATGAAAATTTAGCAGGAAAAACTTTGCAATCTATTGGACAAAATTTAAAAGTCATTGCACATAAACAAAATGATGTTTGGAGTATTATGCCAAATTTAGATAACACTGCTTATTTAAATGATATATTAATGCTACTTGGAACTCAAGAAGAATTAAATCAATATGAATACTGA
- a CDS encoding anaerobic C4-dicarboxylate transporter, which translates to MDIMIILQLVVFLGAIFIGIRLGGIAIGYAGGLGVVILGLVLGMKPGNIPWDVILIIAAAIAAISAMQQAGGLDYMVKVTERILRKHPRFINYLAPACGWLLTILAGTGNAVFSLMPVVIDVAKSQNIKPSVPLSLMVVASQIGITASPVSAAVVYMTGVLEPLGWNYPALIGIWIVTTFAACMITAFIVSLITPMDLSKDPVYQERLKAGLVKSASDVLQSEDKPGAKLSVAIFLFTVLAVVLYATAISNNIKWIDPVVIPRDAAIMSFLLTAATLITFLCKVEPAKILDTSVFKSGMTACVCVFGVAWLGNTFVAGHEAGIKEVAGEWVKQTPAMLAVAFFFASMLLYSQAATAKAIVPVIIAALGISATNPADSYMLVACFAAVSALFVLPTYPTLLGAVQMDDTGTTRIGKFIFNHAFFIPGVLAIAIAVALGFLAVGML; encoded by the coding sequence ATGGATATTATGATTATTTTACAACTTGTTGTCTTCCTTGGGGCAATATTTATAGGTATCCGCCTTGGTGGCATAGCGATAGGCTATGCTGGAGGTTTGGGTGTTGTTATTTTAGGTCTTGTTTTAGGTATGAAGCCAGGTAATATTCCTTGGGATGTTATCTTAATCATTGCTGCAGCAATTGCTGCAATTTCAGCAATGCAACAAGCGGGTGGTTTGGATTATATGGTAAAAGTTACCGAAAGAATTTTACGTAAACATCCAAGATTTATTAACTACCTTGCACCAGCTTGCGGTTGGTTACTTACTATTTTAGCAGGTACTGGTAATGCTGTATTTTCATTAATGCCTGTTGTTATTGATGTTGCAAAATCACAAAACATCAAACCATCAGTTCCACTTTCATTAATGGTTGTTGCTTCTCAAATTGGTATTACAGCTTCTCCTGTTAGTGCTGCTGTTGTTTATATGACAGGTGTATTAGAACCACTTGGTTGGAACTATCCTGCATTAATTGGTATTTGGATTGTAACTACTTTTGCTGCTTGTATGATTACAGCTTTCATTGTAAGCTTAATCACTCCTATGGATCTTAGTAAAGACCCTGTATATCAAGAACGCTTAAAAGCTGGTCTTGTAAAAAGTGCTTCTGATGTTTTACAAAGTGAAGATAAACCAGGCGCAAAACTTTCAGTTGCTATTTTCTTATTCACAGTATTAGCAGTTGTTCTTTATGCTACAGCAATTTCTAACAATATCAAATGGATTGATCCAGTAGTTATCCCAAGAGATGCTGCGATTATGAGTTTCTTATTAACTGCTGCGACTTTAATTACATTCTTATGTAAAGTTGAACCTGCAAAAATTTTAGATACAAGTGTATTTAAATCAGGTATGACAGCTTGTGTATGTGTATTTGGTGTTGCTTGGCTTGGAAATACTTTCGTTGCAGGTCACGAAGCCGGCATTAAAGAAGTAGCAGGTGAATGGGTAAAACAAACTCCAGCAATGCTTGCAGTTGCTTTCTTCTTTGCTAGTATGCTTTTATATTCTCAAGCAGCTACTGCAAAAGCTATCGTTCCAGTTATCATTGCTGCATTAGGAATTTCGGCTACAAATCCAGCTGATTCTTATATGCTAGTTGCTTGTTTTGCTGCCGTTTCAGCACTTTTTGTACTTCCAACTTATCCTACTTTATTAGGTGCGGTTCAAATGGATGATACAGGCACAACAAGAATTGGAAAATTTATATTTAACCATGCATTCTTTATACCTGGTGTATTAGCTATAGCTATAGCTGTTGCTCTAGGTTTCTTAGCAGTAGGAATGCTTTAA
- a CDS encoding SIMPL domain-containing protein (The SIMPL domain is named for its presence in mouse protein SIMPL (signalling molecule that associates with mouse pelle-like kinase). Bacterial member BP26, from Brucella, was shown to assemble into a channel-like structure, while YggE from E. coli has been associated with resistance to oxidative stress.), protein MKSFFKGLGLGLLCLLLFILGVVFNTEFLGLKNQKQGLEFSRNIEVSNEITPNIYNAVLNFSASEELSNKTTISQEEKNHIAKTFKELSERIAKENFCKGGSYTLEPSYNYYQGQKTFNGYKLYSDFICQIPQDKNKEYEQLVKDIENISTTNTFISFNTKALQASFDKTILETNKEKLYDLALTKAFEKTQYYSKTLAKSCKIKNIYFDGNNIRNFSSSLAKTADSIVLPIIKNEKQTLSAVVVFECQ, encoded by the coding sequence ATGAAAAGTTTTTTTAAAGGATTAGGTTTAGGATTGTTATGTTTGTTATTATTTATCTTGGGTGTTGTTTTTAATACCGAATTTCTAGGTTTAAAAAATCAAAAACAAGGATTGGAATTTTCAAGAAATATAGAAGTATCCAATGAAATTACACCAAATATCTACAATGCTGTGTTAAATTTTAGTGCTAGCGAGGAGCTTAGTAATAAAACCACAATCTCACAAGAAGAAAAAAATCATATAGCTAAAACTTTCAAAGAACTTTCAGAGCGCATAGCAAAAGAAAATTTTTGTAAAGGTGGTAGTTACACGCTAGAACCAAGTTATAACTACTATCAAGGACAAAAGACATTTAATGGATATAAATTATACTCTGATTTTATCTGCCAAATTCCACAAGACAAAAATAAAGAATACGAGCAACTTGTTAAAGACATAGAAAATATTAGCACTACTAATACCTTTATTTCTTTTAACACCAAAGCCTTACAAGCTAGTTTTGATAAAACGATTTTAGAAACAAATAAAGAAAAATTATACGATCTTGCGCTAACAAAAGCATTTGAAAAGACTCAGTATTATTCTAAAACTTTAGCAAAATCTTGTAAAATAAAAAATATTTATTTTGATGGAAATAATATAAGAAATTTTAGCTCAAGCCTAGCTAAAACTGCTGATAGCATAGTTTTACCTATTATTAAAAACGAAAAACAAACTCTCAGTGCTGTTGTAGTTTTTGAATGTCAATAA
- a CDS encoding TrkH family potassium uptake protein, which yields MTKLSLDRKNIRILFIGYILIALFGTFILMLPIMHTKPISFLDAFFTSASAVSMTGLIVLNTSLDFSFYGQLVVLLLIQIGGLGYMSIAMALYILVRKKMSFGEKNLLRESLIYPSADGLVGFLKKVLFFVFAIELIGAVLLFLRFKLDMNLSEALWASVFHSISAFNNAGFSIFESGLMSYRSDFWINFIITSLIIIGGLGYFVLLELYFFSKKRFATLSLHTKLVLISTVILIIFASLVVFLFEYHNPKSIGEFSVFDKIMSAYFTAVNYRTAGFNTLDLSTFKDASLFFGSLFMIIGGAPGGTAGGIKVTTIAVLLIYAYWSIKDASTRIFNFEIPAETINKAFVIAVSSIVYIITCVLLLSLIEDNKSFLPLLFETSSAFATVGVSVGDGGTLSLSALFNSESKLIIILLMLSGRVGVLAFLFSIFFKEKEKYLNYPKGKIIL from the coding sequence ATGACAAAATTATCTTTAGATAGAAAAAATATAAGAATTTTATTTATAGGCTATATACTTATAGCGCTTTTTGGTACTTTTATCCTTATGCTTCCTATTATGCACACTAAACCTATATCTTTTTTAGATGCATTTTTTACCAGTGCTTCAGCTGTAAGCATGACAGGACTTATTGTATTAAATACTTCATTGGATTTTAGCTTTTATGGACAACTTGTTGTTTTACTACTTATCCAAATAGGCGGCTTAGGCTATATGAGCATAGCTATGGCTTTATATATTTTAGTGCGTAAAAAAATGAGTTTTGGAGAAAAAAATCTCTTAAGAGAATCCTTGATTTATCCTAGTGCTGATGGGCTTGTAGGATTTTTAAAAAAGGTTTTATTTTTTGTATTTGCTATTGAGCTTATAGGTGCTGTTTTATTATTTTTAAGATTTAAACTTGATATGAATTTAAGCGAGGCTTTATGGGCTAGTGTTTTTCATTCTATTTCTGCTTTTAATAATGCTGGTTTTAGTATATTTGAAAGCGGTTTAATGTCTTATAGAAGCGACTTTTGGATTAATTTCATTATTACCTCTTTGATCATCATTGGAGGCTTGGGTTATTTTGTATTATTAGAATTATACTTTTTTTCCAAAAAGCGTTTTGCAACTTTAAGTTTACATACAAAACTTGTCTTGATTTCTACTGTTATATTGATCATTTTTGCAAGCTTGGTGGTTTTTTTATTTGAATATCACAATCCAAAAAGCATAGGAGAATTTTCAGTATTTGATAAAATCATGAGTGCATATTTTACAGCTGTAAACTATCGAACTGCAGGATTTAACACTCTTGATCTTAGCACCTTTAAAGATGCAAGTTTGTTTTTTGGATCTTTATTTATGATTATAGGGGGAGCACCTGGGGGAACTGCTGGAGGTATTAAAGTAACTACTATTGCTGTATTGTTAATCTATGCTTATTGGAGCATCAAGGATGCTAGCACAAGAATTTTCAACTTTGAAATTCCTGCAGAAACTATCAATAAAGCTTTTGTTATAGCAGTAAGCTCTATTGTATATATCATCACTTGTGTATTGCTTTTATCTTTGATAGAAGACAATAAAAGCTTTTTACCTTTACTTTTTGAAACAAGCTCAGCATTTGCCACTGTAGGAGTTTCAGTAGGAGATGGTGGAACTTTATCACTTAGTGCACTTTTTAATTCTGAAAGTAAGCTAATCATCATTTTGCTTATGCTTAGTGGTAGAGTGGGTGTACTTGCATTTTTATTCAGCATATTTTTTAAAGAAAAAGAAAAATATTTAAATTATCCAAAAGGAAAAATTATACTATGA
- the lpoB gene encoding penicillin-binding protein activator LpoB, whose amino-acid sequence MKKSLFFMFFALLIFSACSSQPKYTDGKASQKVQGDALTLGLDREDFEKTAEDMIQSLLNDPAFANLNNSNRKVVAIGKIINDTPQRIDTDKLTAKITIALRKSGKFILTTAIAAGGAKDNLSHDVRDLRDNEEFNQNSIAKKGTLLAPNFSLSGKIRQDTVKLYNGKIQTEYFFHLILTDLNSGLAFWEDEKTINKTGKGKSVTW is encoded by the coding sequence ATGAAAAAAAGTTTGTTTTTTATGTTTTTTGCACTTTTGATTTTTAGTGCTTGTTCTTCACAACCAAAATACACCGATGGCAAAGCTTCGCAAAAAGTTCAAGGTGATGCACTTACTTTGGGGCTTGATAGAGAAGACTTTGAAAAAACCGCTGAAGATATGATACAAAGCTTACTTAATGACCCTGCTTTTGCGAATTTAAACAACTCCAATAGAAAAGTTGTTGCTATAGGAAAAATCATTAATGATACCCCGCAAAGAATAGATACAGATAAACTTACTGCAAAAATAACCATAGCTTTAAGAAAATCTGGTAAATTTATACTTACAACTGCCATAGCAGCAGGTGGAGCAAAAGATAACCTATCTCATGATGTAAGAGATTTAAGAGACAATGAAGAATTTAATCAAAACTCCATAGCTAAAAAAGGTACACTTTTAGCTCCTAATTTCTCACTTTCAGGTAAAATTAGACAAGATACAGTAAAACTATACAATGGTAAAATTCAAACTGAGTATTTTTTTCATTTAATTCTCACTGATTTAAATAGTGGCTTAGCTTTTTGGGAAGATGAAAAAACTATTAATAAAACAGGCAAAGGTAAAAGCGTAACATGGTAA
- a CDS encoding radical SAM/SPASM domain-containing protein, producing MRFEKIYIELSDICGLKCDFCPAQKAQRKQMSLVNFEKICKSVYRQARLFTFHVLGDPLKITNLKDYLDIAMKYNMPIELTTSGFYFDDEKINLILNSKNIHQINISLGAFLSQSKIKLEEYFDPILKLISLHLQREKKSFVNLRLWNLDKNFIPPLENDKIYDFLEQIFKVKIQKQKTKNRLERHIILHQAKLFKWPSLKDEVIREKGYCYALNGQIAILSDGILVPCCLDVKADIKLGNCFEKDFSELLKSPLYIELRKCFKQGILKAELCKRCEFLKVKNLN from the coding sequence ATGCGATTTGAAAAAATATATATAGAATTAAGTGATATTTGTGGTTTAAAGTGTGATTTTTGCCCCGCTCAAAAAGCTCAAAGAAAGCAAATGAGTCTTGTGAATTTTGAAAAAATTTGCAAAAGTGTATATAGGCAAGCTAGACTTTTTACTTTTCATGTTCTTGGGGATCCTTTAAAAATTACAAATTTGAAAGATTATTTAGATATTGCTATGAAATATAATATGCCAATAGAGCTTACTACAAGTGGATTTTATTTTGATGATGAAAAAATAAACTTGATTTTAAATTCTAAAAATATCCATCAAATTAATATTTCTTTAGGGGCTTTTTTATCACAAAGTAAAATAAAGTTGGAAGAATATTTTGACCCTATTTTAAAGTTAATTTCTTTACATTTACAAAGAGAAAAAAAATCTTTTGTTAATCTAAGACTTTGGAATTTAGATAAAAATTTTATACCACCTTTAGAAAATGATAAAATTTATGATTTTTTAGAGCAAATTTTTAAAGTAAAAATTCAAAAACAAAAAACAAAAAATCGTTTAGAAAGGCATATTATTTTACATCAAGCTAAACTTTTTAAATGGCCTTCTTTGAAAGATGAGGTTATTAGAGAGAAAGGATATTGTTATGCTTTAAATGGTCAAATTGCTATTTTAAGTGATGGAATTTTAGTGCCTTGTTGTCTAGATGTTAAAGCAGATATAAAACTTGGAAATTGTTTTGAGAAAGATTTTAGTGAGCTTTTAAAATCTCCTTTATATATAGAATTAAGGAAATGTTTTAAGCAAGGAATTTTAAAAGCTGAACTTTGTAAAAGGTGTGAATTTTTGAAAGTTAAAAACCTAAATTAA
- a CDS encoding response regulator transcription factor, translating to MSAKILLLEDDLSLNEIIADALEDEGFTVSCAYDAQEALEKAYEKNFDLWIFDVKVPKGNGFEILKELRESSKNTPAIFLTSLSMLDDVKQGFLAGCDDYIKKPFDIDELVIRVKNIIKRNFNHQKEDLISLNSSKNISFDPINKTLYQNEEIINLTNKEKELLALLLKKRPHFVSIEKIFDEIWTFDEEPTIMSLRVYIKNLRKILGKDIIINQRNIGYAVRLENEK from the coding sequence ATGTCTGCTAAAATTTTACTTTTAGAGGATGATTTAAGTTTAAATGAAATTATCGCCGATGCTTTAGAAGATGAGGGTTTTACGGTTTCTTGTGCATATGACGCACAAGAAGCCCTAGAAAAAGCATATGAAAAAAATTTTGATCTTTGGATTTTTGATGTAAAAGTTCCAAAGGGCAATGGATTTGAAATTTTAAAAGAACTTAGAGAGAGCTCTAAAAACACTCCAGCTATATTTTTAACTTCCCTCTCGATGCTTGATGATGTTAAACAAGGATTTTTAGCAGGTTGCGATGATTATATTAAAAAGCCATTTGATATAGATGAGCTAGTTATTCGTGTAAAAAATATTATTAAAAGAAATTTTAATCACCAAAAAGAAGATTTAATTTCACTAAATTCTTCAAAAAACATCTCTTTTGATCCTATCAATAAAACTCTTTATCAAAATGAAGAAATTATCAATTTAACAAACAAAGAAAAAGAACTTCTGGCATTACTTTTAAAAAAACGTCCGCATTTTGTAAGTATTGAAAAAATTTTTGATGAAATTTGGACTTTTGATGAAGAACCAACTATCATGAGCCTTAGAGTTTATATAAAAAATCTAAGAAAAATTTTAGGAAAAGATATTATTATCAATCAAAGAAACATAGGTTATGCTGTTAGGCTAGAAAATGAAAAGTGA
- a CDS encoding DUF1104 domain-containing protein has protein sequence MKKTISLFIVSSLVATLALSADFSKKSNDEILNLAKSVTAQDQADLMIEMRKRMSEMKYNDAQEYHYQFRNNLRQNISKLNPEERIQRRAIVQQNMQDITDKMNGKEIRELNLHHRGYSKGMHHRGYHFQAQPYDCPMR, from the coding sequence ATGAAAAAAACTATAAGTTTGTTTATTGTGAGTTCTTTAGTTGCTACTTTAGCTTTAAGTGCTGATTTTTCAAAAAAAAGCAATGATGAAATCTTAAATCTTGCAAAAAGTGTTACAGCACAAGATCAAGCAGATTTAATGATAGAAATGCGAAAAAGAATGAGTGAAATGAAATATAACGATGCGCAAGAATATCACTATCAATTTAGAAACAATTTAAGGCAAAATATTTCTAAGTTAAATCCAGAAGAAAGAATTCAAAGAAGAGCTATTGTACAACAAAACATGCAAGATATAACTGACAAAATGAATGGCAAAGAAATAAGAGAACTTAATCTACACCATAGAGGTTATTCTAAAGGTATGCATCATAGGGGTTATCATTTCCAAGCACAGCCATATGATTGCCCAATGAGATAA
- a CDS encoding putative metalloprotease CJM1_0395 family protein, which produces MQISSSYNNAFYIQNPYQNREEVKENISEKENLQQTTENKKEQEKDEKTQKVNGKDLSNEEIKQVRELEKIDREVRAHEAAHQAAGGALAGGASFGYTRGPDNKMYAVEGEVPIRMQKGNTPEETIANAMQVIAAAMAPADPSPQDYKVAANAMQMQNDARTEQAKLKAEELKVQNEKSKNENEEKENSNSKAIKSYTQNSSQDYIGSQYNKSA; this is translated from the coding sequence ATGCAAATTAGCTCAAGTTATAACAATGCCTTTTATATACAAAATCCTTATCAAAATAGAGAAGAAGTTAAAGAAAATATTTCTGAAAAAGAAAACCTGCAACAAACAACAGAAAACAAAAAAGAACAAGAAAAAGATGAAAAAACCCAAAAAGTAAATGGTAAAGATCTAAGTAATGAAGAAATAAAACAAGTAAGAGAGCTTGAAAAAATTGATAGAGAAGTAAGAGCTCATGAGGCAGCACACCAAGCCGCTGGCGGAGCCCTAGCAGGAGGTGCAAGTTTTGGCTACACAAGAGGTCCTGATAATAAAATGTATGCGGTTGAAGGGGAAGTTCCTATAAGAATGCAAAAAGGCAACACCCCTGAAGAAACCATAGCCAATGCTATGCAAGTAATTGCTGCAGCTATGGCACCAGCTGATCCTAGTCCTCAAGATTACAAAGTAGCAGCTAATGCCATGCAAATGCAAAATGATGCTCGCACAGAACAAGCTAAATTAAAAGCAGAAGAGTTAAAAGTACAAAACGAAAAAAGTAAAAATGAAAATGAAGAGAAAGAAAATTCAAATTCCAAGGCCATAAAATCATACACTCAAAACTCATCACAAGATTATATAGGAAGTCAATACAACAAAAGTGCATAG
- the mutY gene encoding A/G-specific adenine glycosylase, with the protein MEKIHQSILHWYHQNGRKNLPWRVLHDEYKKYANKNDLKKLQNIDIAYAVYISEIMLQQTQVKSVLQNYYFQFLVKFPSLKILAKASEDEVLKAWQGLGYYTRARNLHKSAKICVQKFNAQLPYDRRELQKLPGIGEYTAGAIACFGFLQTMAFVDANIKRVLSRFYSLQNPSLKLLTQKAEEFLNYDNAFDHNQALLDIGALVCLPKNAKCEFCPLESFCSGKNEYKKFNITKKIRYENIILKILIVQKNNKFLLIKSKEKLYFNLYNFLEYKNQKNAKFIGEFKHFYTKYKINVKVYFLKDDNFEDIKAKAFTYKDLEYIAISKLAVKAFDVLKKSAYAI; encoded by the coding sequence ATGGAAAAAATTCATCAAAGTATTTTACATTGGTATCATCAAAATGGTAGAAAGAATTTACCTTGGCGTGTTTTACATGATGAGTATAAAAAATACGCTAATAAAAATGATTTAAAAAAGTTACAAAATATTGACATTGCTTATGCAGTTTATATTAGTGAAATTATGTTGCAACAAACTCAGGTTAAGAGTGTTTTGCAAAATTATTATTTTCAATTTTTAGTTAAATTTCCTTCTTTAAAAATTCTTGCAAAAGCAAGTGAAGATGAGGTTTTAAAAGCTTGGCAAGGATTGGGATATTATACTAGAGCTAGAAATTTACACAAAAGTGCAAAAATTTGTGTGCAAAAATTTAATGCACAATTACCTTACGATAGGAGAGAGCTTCAAAAACTTCCTGGCATTGGAGAATATACAGCTGGTGCCATAGCTTGTTTTGGTTTTTTGCAAACTATGGCTTTTGTTGATGCAAATATTAAAAGAGTTTTAAGTAGGTTTTATAGTTTGCAAAATCCTAGTTTAAAGCTTTTGACACAAAAAGCAGAAGAATTTTTAAACTATGATAATGCATTTGATCATAATCAAGCTTTATTGGATATAGGGGCTTTGGTTTGTTTGCCTAAAAATGCAAAATGTGAATTTTGTCCTTTAGAAAGCTTTTGTAGTGGAAAAAACGAATATAAAAAATTTAATATCACCAAAAAAATTCGATATGAAAATATTATTTTAAAAATACTTATAGTTCAAAAAAATAATAAATTTTTGCTTATTAAAAGTAAAGAAAAATTATATTTTAATTTATATAATTTTTTAGAATATAAAAATCAAAAAAACGCAAAATTTATAGGTGAATTTAAACATTTTTATACTAAATATAAAATCAATGTCAAGGTGTATTTTTTAAAAGATGACAATTTCGAAGATATTAAAGCAAAAGCATTCACCTATAAAGATTTGGAGTATATTGCAATTTCAAAACTTGCTGTAAAAGCATTTGATGTTTTAAAAAAGAGTGCTTATGCGATTTGA